A single Stigmatopora argus isolate UIUO_Sarg chromosome 7, RoL_Sarg_1.0, whole genome shotgun sequence DNA region contains:
- the LOC144077794 gene encoding oxysterol-binding protein 1-like, producing MLSESKPASPVSPAPPVTPATPTPGDGYKGWLFKWTNYIKGYQRRWFVLTNGLLSYYRNQAEMGHTCRGTINLATASITVEDSCNFVISNGGAQTYHLKASSEVERQRWITALELAVPSDDSADESSETASASGRDGVRGMEFQSTLRALGSKVEDLSTCNDLIVKQGSALQRSLSELEGLPAVADAGEKIRQVTERATLFRITSDAMIKACRDFLSMAQNHSKRWQKALQLERAQRLRLEDTLEQLAKQHNHLERAFRGVAVLSPASYADAHLGGKGLISSKGDASDEDDDDSEFFDAMEDPADFITVPADPECRRRSGSVVSGLSNETAADDMSLDELSLASASTSASTTASAARRRTRIPEKPDYYLNLWSVMKNCIGKELSKIPMPVNFNEPLSMLQRLTEDLEYHQLLDKAAKCGASLEQMCYVAAFTVSSYSTTVQRTGKPFNPLLGETFELDRLQDCGYRSLCEQVSHHPPAAAHHAFSENGWTLRQEIVLASKFRGKYLSIIPLGSIQCIFEKSGNHYSWKKVTTTVHNIIVGKLWIDQSGEIDVLNHKTGDRCHLKFSPYSYFSRDVQRKVTGVVTDAEGKAHYVLSGTWDDKLELSRILHSSTSADADGGGEGKQRTVYQTLKAKEIWRKNPLPEGAESMYYFSALALTLNEDEEGVAPTDSRRRPDQRLMEEGRWDSANGEKQRLEEKQRAARRERQRRRTSLRVADDADDDAEADRARADEMVTEASEDESGQADNYQALWFHKANDPVSGETLHVYKGGYWETKDGGLGWDACPDIF from the exons ATGTTGTCGGAGTCCAAGCCCGCCTCGCCCGTCTCGCCCGCCCCGCCCGTCACGCCGGCCACGCCCACCCCGGGAGACGGCTACAAGGGCTGGCTCTTCAAGTGGACCAACTACATCAAAGGCTACCAAAGACGCTGGTTTGTCCTCACCAATGGCCTCCTCTCCTATTACAG GAACCAGGCGGAGATGGGGCACACGTGCCGCGGCACCATCAACCTGGCCACGGCCAGCATCACGGTGGAGGACTCCTGCAACTTTGTCATCTCCAACGGCGGCGCCCAGACGTACCACCTGAAGGCCAGCTCGGAGGTGGAGCGCCAGCGGTGGATCACCGCCCTGGAGCTGGCCGTGCCGTCGG ACGACTCCGCCGACGAGTCGTCGGAGACGGCCAGCGCCTCGGGACGGGACGGCGTCCGCGGGATGGAGTTCCAGAGCACGCTGCGGGCGCTCGGCAGCAAAGTGGAGGACCTCAGCACGTGTAACGATCTCATCGTCAAGCAAGGATCGGCGCTGCAAAG ATCTTTGTCGGAACTGGAGGGCCTTCCCGCGGTGGCCGACGCCGGCGAGAAGATCCGCCAAGTGACGGAGAGGGCCACGCTCTTCCGGATCACCTCCGACGCCATGATCAAG GCGTGCCGCGACTTCCTGTCCATGGCTCAGAACCACAGCAAGCGCTGGCAGAAGGCCTTGCAGCTGGAACGGGCGCAGCGCCTTCGATTGGAGGACACGCTGGAGCAGCTGGCCAAGCAGCACAACCACCTGGAGAGAGCTTTCAGGGGCGTGGCCGTGCTCTCGCCCGCCTCCTACGCCGACGCCCACTTAGGCGGCAAAG ggctaATTTCCAGCAAGGGCGACGCCagcgacgaggacgacgacgacagCGAGTTTTTCGACGCCATGGAGGACCCCGCCGACTTCATCACCGTCCCCGCCGACCCCGAGTGTCGCAG GAGATCCGGCAGCGTGGTCAGCGGACTGAGCAACGAGACGGCCGCGGACGACATGTCG TTGGACGAGCTGTCCTTGGCGTCGGCGTCCACGTCGGCGTCCACGACGGCTTCGGCGGCCCGGCGGCGGACGCGCATTCCGGAGAAGCCCGACTACTACCTCAACCTGTGGAGCGTGATGAAGAACTGCATCGGCAAGGAGCTCTCCAAGATCCCCATGCCG GTGAACTTCAACGAGCCGCTGTCCATGCTGCAACGTCTGACGGAGGACCTGGAGTACCACCAGCTTCTGGACAAGGCGGCCAAGTGCGGCGCTTCCCTGGAGCAGATGTGCTACGTGGCGGCCTTCACCGTGTCGTCGTACTCCACCACGGTGCAGCGCACGGGCAAGCCCTTCAACCCGCTGCTTGGGGAGACCTTCGAGCTGGACCGCCTGCAGGACTGTGGCTACCGATCGCTTTGCGAGCAG GTGAGTCACCACCCCCCGGCGGCGGCCCACCACGCCTTCTCGGAAAATGGCTGGACGCTCCGTCAGGAAATCGTTTTGGCCAGCAAATTCCGTGGAAAATACCTGTCCATCATCCCACTGG GTTCGATCCAGTGCATTTTTGAGAAGAGCGGCAACCATTACTCTTGGAAGAAAGTCACCACCACGGTGCACAATATTATCGTGGGAAAATTGTGGATTGATCAG TCGGGCGAGATTGACGTGCTGAACCACAAGACGGGAGATCGCTGTCATCTCAAGTTTTCGCCTTATAGTTATTTCTCCAGGGACGTGCAGAGAAAG GTGACGGGCGTGGTGACGGACGCCGAGGGCAAGGCGCACTACGTCCTGTCGGGAACGTGGGACGACAAACTGGAGCTGTCTCGGATCCTCCACAGCAGCACCAGCGCCGAcgccgacggcggcggcgagggcAAGCAGCGGACCGTCTACCAGACCCTGAAAGCCAAGGAGATCTGGAGAAAGAACCCCTTGCC GGAGGGGGCGGAGAGCATGTACTACTTCTCGGCGCTGGCGCTGACGCTCAACGAGGACGAGGAGGGCGTGGCCCCCACCGACAGCCGGCGCCGCCCCGACCAGCGACTGATGGAGGAGGGCCGCTGGGATTCGGCCAATGGCGAGAAGCAGAGGCTGGAGGAGAAACAGCGGGCCGCCCGACGGGAACGCCAACGCCGCCGAACCTCGCTCCGGGTCGCCGACGACGCGGATGACGACGCCGAAGCCGACCGAG CCCGCGCAGACGAGATGGTGACGGAAGCCAGCGAGGATGAAA GCGGGCAAGCCGATAACTACCAGGCGCTGTGGTTCCACAAGGCCAACGACCCCGTGTCGGGCGAGACCTTGCACGTCTACAAGGGAGGCTACTGGGAGACCAAAGATGGCGGCCTCGGCTGGGACGCCTGCCCCGACAtcttctaa
- the sart1 gene encoding U4/U6.U5 tri-snRNP-associated protein 1 has protein sequence MGSSKKHKEKTRDREADERRRDHKKHRRKERDRDATDRDGARDKERRKRSASRDRSGRESRGRAERSAGEPRIKKEKTDKPQEEGSGEVQAQSASGDASLSVEETNKLRAKLGLKPLELNEGNKELGTKEEPLVAETINPALLQKQKDMKEKLAAMKEKRLLNQKLGKVKTLGQDDWLEDTASWVEKNRKAAKEKEMAEKRAQLLEEMDREFGVSGLVEEEFGRGRRNSAYTARDLKGLKVEHQVDSFGEGQTVILTLQDKGVLEEKEDVLENVGLVDKEKADKNVELKKKKPDYKPYEEEESVDDMVGFKAHTVLSKYDEEIQGEKKKSFRLQTGGVADGEHEREMKVVRETLRAQAQSLVMPSLALASEYYSPTEMVAFKKTKRRVKKIRKKETTSVADFLLLDDSRKDDFGSRTRGRGKKSDFEGAEEGDETRQEAPASDDVRTADMDISEDEDFVPPEPSVLEEDEAEQELQKQLEKQRKLRQKKLLKDAGERIAERVARPADDQAADANEAGGGSAAVDGDGEKRNNIVFNATSEFCRTLGDIPTYGLSGNREDQEDMMDFEDKEEKEDGGGGGGGSDSDGEDNVGWSSVNLDEEKRHSDLATASATILDEEPIVNSGLAAALHLCKNKGLLETEMQKVARVKANKGALPNDNYCIEDKMGFDDKYSRREEYRGFTQDFKDKDGYRPEVKIEYVDESGRKLTPKEAFRQLSHRFHGKGSGKMKTERRMKKLEEEALLKKMSSSDTPLGTVALLQEKQKSQKTPYIVLSGSGKSMNANNITK, from the coding sequence ATGGGCTCGTCCAAGAAACACAAGGAAAAGACCCGCGACCGGGAAGCCGACGAGCGGCGTCGCGACCACAAGAAACACCGGCGAAAGGAGCGCGACCGGGACGCGACGGACCGCGACGGCGCCCGGGACAAGGAGCGCCGCAAGCGCTCGGCGTCCCGGGACCGCAGCGGGCGCGAGAGCCGCGGCAGGGCCGAGAGGAGCGCCGGGGAACCCCGCATCAAGAAGGAGAAGACGGACAAGCCGCAGGAGGAGGGCAGCGGTGAGGTCCAAGCTCAGTCGGCTAGCGGGGACGCGTCCCTCAGCGTGGAGGAGACCAACAAGCTCCGGGCCAAGCTGGGCCTCAAACCGCTGGAGTTGAACGAGGGCAACAAGGAGCTGGGCACCAAGGAGGAGCCGCTGGTGGCCGAAACCATCAACCCGGCTCTGCTGCAGAAGCAGAAGGACATGAAGGAGAAGCTGGCGGCCATGAAGGAGAAGCGTCTCCTGAACCAGAAGCTGGGCAAAGTCAAGACTCTGGGTCAGGACGACTGGCTGGAGGACACCGCCTCCTGGGTGGAGAAGAACCGTAAGGCGGCCAAGGAAAAGGAGATGGCGGAGAAGCGAGCCCAACTGCTGGAGGAGATGGACCGGGAGTTCGGCGTCAGCGGCCTGGTGGAGGAGGAGTTCGGGCGGGGCCGGAGGAACAGCGCCTACACGGCGCGGGATCTCAAGGGTCTCAAAGTGGAGCACCAGGTGGACTCCTTCGGCGAGGGGCAGACGGTCATCCTCACCCTGCAGGACAAAGGGGTCCTCGAAGAGAAGGAGGACGTGCTGGAGAACGTGGGGCTGGTGGACAAGGAGAAGGCGGACAAGAACGTGgagctgaagaagaagaagcccgACTACAAGCCctacgaggaggaggagagcgTGGACGACATGGTGGGCTTCAAGGCGCACACGGTGCTGTCCAAGTACGACGAGGAGATCCAGGGCGAGAAGAAGAAGAGCTTCCGCCTGCAGACGGGCGGCGTGGCCGACGGCGAGCACGAGAGGGAGATGAAGGTGGTCCGGGAGACGCTGCGCGCTCAGGCGCAGTCCCTGGTGATGCCCTCGCTGGCGCTGGCGTCCGAGTACTACTCGCCCACGGAGATGGTGGCCTTCAAAAAGACCAAGCGCCGCGTGAAGAAGATCCGCAAGAAGGAGACCACCTCGGTGGCCGACTTTCTGCTCCTGGACGACTCGCGCAAGGACGATTTCGGCTCCAGGACGCGGGGGCGGGGCAAGAAGAGCGATTTCGAAGGCGCGGAGGAGGGCGACGAGACCCGCCAGGAGGCGCCGGCGTCGGACGACGTGCGGACGGCGGACATGGACATCAGCGAGGACGAGGACTTTGTGCCGCCCGAGCCCTCCGTCCTGGAGGAGGACGAAGCCGAGCAGGAGCTGCAGAAGCAGCTGGAGAAGCAGAGGAAGCTCCGGCAGAAGAAGCTCCTGAAGGACGCCGGCGAGAGGATCGCCGAGCGGGTGGCGCGGCCGGCCGACGACCAAGCCGCCGACGCCAACGAAGCCGGCGGCGGCTCGGCCGCCGTCGACGGGGACGGCGAGAAACGAAACAACATCGTCTTCAACGCCACCTCCGAGTTCTGCCGGACGCTGGGCGACATCCCCACCTACGGCTTGTCGGGCAACCGCGAGGACCAGGAGGACATGATGGACTTTGAGGacaaggaggagaaggaggacggcggtggcggcggcgggggctCCGACTCGGACGGCGAGGACAACGTGGGCTGGAGCAGCGTCAACCTGGACGAGGAGAAGCGCCACTCCGACCTGGCCACGGCGTCCGCCACCATCCTGGACGAGGAGCCCATCGTCAACTCGGGCCTGGCCGCCGCCCTGCACCTCTGCAAGAACAAGGGGCTCCTGGAGACGGAGATGCAGAAGGTGGCCCGCGTCAAAGCCAACAAGGGCGCCCTGCCTAACGACAACTACTGCATCGAGGACAAGATGGGTTTCGACGACAAGTACAGCCGCCGCGAGGAGTACCGCGGCTTCACGCAGGACTTCAAGGACAAGGACGGCTACAGGCCCGAGGTGAAGATCGAGTACGTGGACGAGTCGGGACGCAAGCTGACGCCCAAGGAGGCCTTCCGCCAGCTCTCGCACCGATTCCACGGCAAGGGCTCGGGCAAGATGAAGACGGAGCGCCGCATGAAGAAGCTGGAGGAGGAGGCGTTGCTCAAGAAGATGAGCAGCAGCGACACGCCGTTGGGGACCGTGGCGCTCCTCCAGGAGAAGCAGAAGTCGCAGAAGACGCCCTACATCGTGCTCAGCGGGAGCGGCAAGAGCATGAATGCTAACAACATCACCAAATGA